From the genome of Opisthocomus hoazin isolate bOpiHoa1 chromosome 4, bOpiHoa1.hap1, whole genome shotgun sequence:
aggctgagggagctgggcttgttcagcctgaagaagagaaggctgagaggggaccttatcaatacttataaatatctcaagggtgggtgccaggaagATGgcgccagactctttccagtggtgcccagtgacaggacaaggggcaacgggcacaaactgaagcagaggaagttccacctgaacatgaggaagaacttcttcactctgagggtgatggagcactggaacaggctgcccagggaggctgtggagtctccttctctggagatattcaagaccctcctggacatggtcttgtgcagcctgttgtaggtgaccctgcttcggcaggggtgttggaccagatgacacacagaggtcccttccaacttctaccatgctgtgattctgtgataaagttTGTGGGATGTCAATTCTTTACATCCCATCAAGACTTGGCCTGCAATCGCCAAAGAAGTCAGAAAGAATCGGAAAACTGGAgctgctttccttctctctcagcTGACTTGTTTTCTGGCCCTGACCCCGTGAAGCAAAAGCAGGCAGCAAAGCCCTTGACTCATGATACCCTTTAAACAAGAAGGGAATCGATGCTGCTGGATTCAAAGCATGACTGCCATTTTTGATCCAGGTGGCTCATCACTCAACACGTCAATCTCCCAATGAATTTGGTGTTAGTTTGTTGCATTACAAGCTCAAGCTGTCCAGGGCATATAAATCTGGTGCTACCTCACTTTTGGCTACTTGATTTTGCTACACACACCTCAGTTCAAGTATTATtttaataaggatttttttttttttttctgaaaaaaaataaaagaatgcttTCCTCTCCCTGGGGAAAGAGAAATGGTCATTTTCGGGCAAGATACAGCTCAGCAAAAACTGGAAGAATTTCATGGGAATGAATGATCCTCTCTACACTGAAAAGTCACATTTTTAGATAGCTTCAGGCCATTTTTTCTGCCAAATATCAACATCCCACAGCTAATGCCACTGGTCTATGaattcatcaggaaaaaaatggtgaaataaTTCCTTATAATAATACAGAGTATTTGGCACCCTAAACACAGAGGCAGTTACCAGCTCCTCCACAGTATAATGAAATGTCATTTAAATTAGAATGGACACGAAATTCCAATATGAAACGACTGTACCTTGGTGGCATATAGCCCAcgatttttcttcagaaatatagAAAATGATTATATAGGCAGCTGGGTAAACAAAGTGAGAAGCACGTTAGGCTCTTCTTTCCAAGTGCAATTAATGTGTAGCCACCCCCCACAAAATGTAGCAACAGTTGAGTAACTTGCTACAAGAACTGTCTTACGGTTCAAGAGCAGGAATGATGAACACTGATTCCAACGACACTGCAAAAATGTGTCATCCAAATTAGGATACGGACACGGCACTAGGGCTAATGCTTGCATTATTACAGAAAGTGCTCGGCTGAAAGCGGGCACGTTCGGAGGCACCGGCAGAGTCAGACGGCGTTGCGTCGCGCCACGCTTGTGCTCGGTCCTTAACCAGAGCTCTGCCGCTGTGAAATGGCAGTGCTAGCAGATGGTGTACACGCGTACGTGAGTGCGCCCTGGGAAAAAACCCAGCATAAAACTGTCTCTCAGCCGAATTAAGCGAGATGCTGACGTggatgcagagcagcagctgccacctgAGAGATGGGGTACCAGGGAAGGGGTGCAGCCCCTCTAGATAGAAAGACAGGAGTGAAAATGAAATTGTGCCGTAGCACACTCTGACACTTTGCAGGGACTAGTTGGAAAGGAGGAGAGATACCGGCCTTACAGGTGTGCTGGGGGGTACTTTACAGTCCCTGGTCTCACCTTGTGCTGCTTCCACCGCTTTTCTCCTCGGGTACCACGTCACCCTTGGCAGCatgcgggagcctgcggccgggggGACCCAGAGGGACGATGTGCGTGTCTGCGAAGAGCAGGGCGGCAGAAACACGCCGAATCGGGATTTAGCTGCAGGTAAATCACACAGAAGAGGGTGATCGCTGCAGCTTCGCTGAACTGGAGCCTTGCCGGGCTCCTGCCAAGCTCCAAGGGCGCAGCAAAGGTACCCAGCGCGGTGCCCATTGCAGCTGCACCCGTCCCTCCGGACATCAGCAACCcggcgggggaaaaaaaacccccaaaacccgcTTAAACTACCGATAAAAGGCGGTTACCCTGCGCAAGGAGCGCGGACCGGCCGGCGGGGAGGGAAACGGGGacattcccccccctccccccccaccctccccgcgCCGGGGCGCTCGGCAGCAAACTTCTCAGGGTGAGGCCGGTGCGGGGTTTTGCGGGGTTTGCGATGCGGGGCTGAGCCAGCCCCTTCGccctgcggccgagccccggggcggtgcggggggctcCTCCGCGCCCACGTCTGCGGTGACGCGGAGGCGAGCGCCAgccctcccggggccggggccggggccggggccgcggggagcaGCGGCGCCCGGGGAGAGGCGGAGCGGGGccactctccctcccctccccgcaccTCCCCGCACCTGCCCGAGCGgtgcggcggggggcgcggggggccccgCGGGCGGGGATGCGCAGCCCGCGGCGGCAGGATGCGGGAGGGgagcgcgggcgggcgcggcgccgaGAACCGGACCGGGGGCGAGCCCCCGCTGCACCTCTTCCCCGCAGCCGTGCTCACCGGCGTCACCGTCGCCTGCGTCCTCCTCTTCGTCATCGGGATCGTCGGCAACCTCATGACCATGCTGGTGGTGTCCCGGTTCCGGGACATGAGGACCACCACCAACTTCTACCTGTCCAGCATGGCCTTCTCCGACCTGCTCATCTTTCTCTGCATGCCTCTGGACCTCTTTCGCCTCTGGCAGTACCGGCCCTGGAACTTCGGGGACGTCCTCTGCAAGCTCTTCCAGTTCGTCAGCGAGAGCTGTACCTACTCCACCATCCTCAACATCACCGCGCTCAGCGTGGAGCGGTACGTCGCCGTCTGCTTCCCCCTCCGAGCTAAAGTGATCATCACCAAGGGCAAGGTCAAGCTGGTCATCCTCTTCCTCTGGGCCGTCTCCTTCATTAGCGCCGGACCCATCTTTGTCTTGGTAGGGGTCGAGCACGAGAACGGCACGAACCCCCAGAGCACCAACGAGTGCCGAGCCACGGAGTACGCCATCCGCTCGGGGCTCCTCACCATCATGGTCTGGACCTCCAGCATCTTCTTTTTCCTGCCCGTGTTTTGCCTGACTGTGCTGTACAGCCTCATCGGGAGGAAGctctggaggaggaagaggaagaacatCGGTCCGAACACTGTCATCAGGGATAAGAACAACAAGCAAACTGTGAAGATGTTAGGTATGGCtcttcttgctctgtttttccaaaggatgtgtgtgcttgtgtgtgtgagagaaagaCCGGGAGCGCTCTGGTAGTTCACGACAGTTGCTTCCGAAGGAAAGTGTCTCTTGAAAACGTTGCATACAAAGCGCTGCACCTCAAGGTACTCGTAGAGTaactctccttcctcctcagatttatttctcactgGTTTGAGACAAGCAAACGTTAGTAACCATCATCGCCAAGGACAAACGCTGCAGTTACAATTAGCTGGTGCCCTGGAGATTTTTGAATATTTACAGAAGGACGGTTgatttgatttttaaacaaaactaaacCCTTCTCAAACCACAAAGTTGAGCTGCAGGATGTGATGTGCACTTAGTTTTTAGCTTCATATGAAAAGACTATCAAGGTTTTATCCAATTTGGGTTATTCACTAGGATGGCTGTGTAAGCTtgtgaaaataaatctgtgttttTGTATTAACAAAACACGGGATGTGCTGAACAGGGAGCATCGTCTCTCCCTGGAGGTCTGTGAGCTTGTAAATTCTCACCGACTTCGAGAAAGCAGGGTCGACGACAGACGCTGTCATTCCTAACTCTGTGCATTTACATCGCGGATTGGTTTAAACAGCAGCAACGGCTGGCACACGGAAACACGAATTTTGACAGACTAGGTCAGTGCACGTGGTGGGAGTTTGATGCACAAAACCGGAAAGTTGTTCTGCAGCTGAGTGTCGGAAAACTGCGGAATCCTTCTGCTGCCGCGTACTTTTACTCCGGCAGAAAGTCCTCCGCAGTGCCAGTCCTGCCGTGGATTTCGGgggggaggagatgctctgcaTGGGGAAGGTGTCACGGGCAGCAGCTCGGCTGTGCTGGTGTCAGTGAGGCTGGAGTGCTGGGCTAATGAGCTAGACGAAGAGGTGGCAGAGTGTCTGATGTAGTAAATGGGAGCCTAACTGAGTTTTCGTTCATGTCCTGCTTTATTACTATGCAACAGCAGGAAGAATAATAAAAACTGCAGCATTCTTTGTGCCCTTTGAGCCGCATTTTGTGATCAATAGAATTACTTCAGCCTGGTAAGCATGACCTTGGAAGTAATTCATCATTTACACTTCTAGAGTTTGAGGATTATGAATCTCTACTTACAATAAGTAAATTGCTAGCATATATTACTACTATGTTTAGATTTCTGTATACTTGACCGTAAAGAATTCTGAAATAGTAACTGTTTATTTCTGCCCTGAAGTATTGCCACAAGCACTACAATATTTCAGACACCTTGTTTTTCATGTTTACAAGGTCTGAGAACAGCAAGACAGTGGCAAGACTGTCCTCTGACAGAGAGCCAATATTCTCTAAATGATAACACTCTGATGGAAAGACGGAAAGAGAAGAGGTTAGTAAGGGCTCAGTCCCAGCAGATACTCAGTGGAGTCTGCTCTCACTGGTTTTAGTGTTCTGCTTAAAGTTTAGACGGCACTTTCTAAGACTTTGGCAAGTCATGGAACATCAGGTAAATGGGACTAGCATCAAAACTTCTTTTAAATTGCAGAGAAAGGTTATGCTTCCAGGTCGGTAGCTAAACACCTAAACGTGTAGCCTGGCTTGCAGAGGAGCTGTCATACCCCGTTCCTGCTGAAAGCAGTGTGATCCTGCACGCCTGAGGATCAAACTGTCAACAGCCTGACTAGGGATATGCATGCCTACAGGGGAAAATATTGACTATGCTTAAAATTCTGCTCATAATGACCAGCATGGTAATACTCATTGCATGGATTCAACTCCACTTGTGAGCTAGGGAAACATTATCTGAATTTTGTAGGTGAAGATCCTGAGATAAAAACGGAAGCGGTTGGCTCAAGCAGATGCAGAGCTGGAAAACATACTCTGAACCTCAGCTCTGTGCTTTAGTGTCCACCAGAAGTCCTGCCTAAGTAACCACTTCAACTTGGGAATGCTTGTTCAGAAAGTTTCTGGGGAAAGATCCCTATAATCATACCTCTTATCTATTTGAATTTTATCATCTGCTGCGACTTGGCACAAGAAAGCAGGATTGCTAGCATGAGAGAAGAGGTCAACTGGTAAAAATTGCCTAAGAATGTAAAAAAACTTGCTCGAGTTTTCTGGTTTTTCTCTCTTGGTATATTAATAGATACACTCCAAGCAATATGAAAAGTAATAAAGGTCAATAGCACACAGGAAAGGAACAGCAAAAGTTTCCTTTTCTTTAGGCTGGAAATTGAAATGGGCCAGTGTTTGAGGACACACACATGCCTGTGCTTCTACATGCActatatttacatataaatgCAACCGTAGTGATAGCACGTTGTTACAGATATACTATATAACTGTAATTACACagttatatattatatatatagttTTACAGTTTTTAGTGTAACTCACGTTCCAAGAAATGGACAAACTGGAGGGGTGCACCACTCTTCTGTTCTTTCCTCGGCACGTGTGCTCTACAGGTCCACGTTCAggtggtttggtttatttttgggGCCTTTGCCTTAAATAATTTTCACACTTTGTGATTAATTTGttaaagaaatagaatttttaaatagaatttgaAGCACCTGTATTTTACTACTCATACTTAACacaatttcttttgctgtttctatTTCAGTCGTGGTGGTATTTGCCTTCATACTCTGCTGGTTACCTTTTCACGTAGGACGatatttattttccaaatccTTCGAAGCTGGATCCTTGGAGATCGCAGTGATCAGCCAATACTGCAACTTGGTGTCCTTCGTCCTCTTCTACCTTAGCGCAGCCATCAACCCCATCCTCTACAACATCATGTCAAAGAAGTACCGAGTCGCCGCTTGCCAGCTGTTCGGGCTCAAGCCCCTTCCAAAGAAAAGACTCTCCAGCACGAAGCAAGAGAGCTCGCGCGTTTGGACAGAACCGAGCGTTATCACATGACACGGGATTTCCAGCGCCGGAGCATCGCTTACCCACGTTTCCCAGAAAGCCATAACgaaagaggggaagaaatgcAAATCGAAACGTTAAAGCTGTGCTTCTGTCTTCATCTGGGTTTGCTGAAAGAAGTAATGTAGGCagttaaagatttaaaaaaaaaaaaaccatcaacgAAACTTGGAGACTATAAAAGGAGGCACATGGTCACAGAATTTGGCAACGCTCAAGTactatttttctgctgcttttgcccGTATGATTTTTTAATGCTGACTTCAGCAGGTGAGCTAGGCTTTACCCCTCTGAACAGGCAAACGCAGCCCGTGTCACTGGAGAGTGTGTGTGACTTCAGGAGCAGCTGATTCGAGCTGAAGTTTTCCAGAGTTAACTGGAGGTTTGCAAAGAATTTTACTAGCGTATAACCAGACCCTAGAGAGAGAAAATTGAATTGCCTTTTTGGAGTCATAAACATGGAATTTGATACACTTTTCATAatcctgatttttaaattaattaacatttttctctGAATGAGGAAAATGATGTCtgcaaaaaaggagaaataaaatggATAATTTTTAAACATGCTAAAAGTAAGTGACCTTCATGTCATGTCCAAGTAGAAAGGAAGTGAAGAAAAATACCTTCACAGAAGTGGCTTAGAACAGGActgtactgaaatatttttttttaaatatgtatcagTGGGACAAGGACAGTGCTGACTTCAGGACGGCAGTGATGCTATAAAAATACGGAATGCAATCTCCCACCaaagtcataatttttttttttactagcgaAATCATCTGTACTTGTTCTGTACAGCTTGACTGTGAGCGACTCGATGTGTTTGAACGTGAAAGCTTTTAGTTGTTTCGGCATTTGTAACGAGTCTGTGGCTACCTGTCCCGATGCTGCGCACCCCCGTACCCCCGAAGGCTGCTGAGGACAGGTCTCCTGCCTGTGCCCCACCGCTGGTTTCTGTTTCCAGCAGACTGGCTGGTTACCAGTACCATGTCCCCCCATCAAGCCCGGTGTGCTGTTGGACCAGTTTGCTGCAGTACCaatttcagcacattttttttaactaacTTGACCTGacaaagtaacagaaaaatactCATTAAAACACGCAGGAGACACATGCTCATACTTGATCCATAAAAATCTTAAGTTCAATTGATTTTTATAACTCAAGTATGCCCTTAGAAGGCAAACCAGTAACCTTTCCATCCTTTACGCTAGCAAGTATGTCTTATATTGCATCTCTTGTCACACCAACACATAGATTCTGTGGTCCAGCTAACAGAGCTTTGGAGCATGCATGTGCAATAGCAGCTTTCTATTTATTTCATTCTCATATTTATTACCAGCTGGTCCACAACAGAAGCTCCATAACGAATTGTCTGTTCGCAAAAGTCCTCCTGCCTTCAAGCTCCGATGAATGCCGATGGGCCATTTTCCGCCTGTTACACCTTTAGCTGATGGTGCTGCTCAGGTAGAACTCAAAGGAGAATTTGGTCCCCTCTGTACATACGGTGGTTTTTCTATCATCCAGCGCTTCGCGAGGGGCGGGGGGCTGATGGCTGCTCCTCGCTGTGGCACCCGAGCCTGTCTGTAGGGGTTGGATGCATGCAGACCTGTAAATGAAGGGACGACTGAGCAGCGGGGCGGTAGGATCACCTCCCGTTTCGCCCCTCACCG
Proteins encoded in this window:
- the GHSR gene encoding growth hormone secretagogue receptor type 1; the encoded protein is MREGSAGGRGAENRTGGEPPLHLFPAAVLTGVTVACVLLFVIGIVGNLMTMLVVSRFRDMRTTTNFYLSSMAFSDLLIFLCMPLDLFRLWQYRPWNFGDVLCKLFQFVSESCTYSTILNITALSVERYVAVCFPLRAKVIITKGKVKLVILFLWAVSFISAGPIFVLVGVEHENGTNPQSTNECRATEYAIRSGLLTIMVWTSSIFFFLPVFCLTVLYSLIGRKLWRRKRKNIGPNTVIRDKNNKQTVKMLVVVVFAFILCWLPFHVGRYLFSKSFEAGSLEIAVISQYCNLVSFVLFYLSAAINPILYNIMSKKYRVAACQLFGLKPLPKKRLSSTKQESSRVWTEPSVIT